The Chrysemys picta bellii isolate R12L10 chromosome 24, ASM1138683v2, whole genome shotgun sequence genomic interval gccatGGGGGGAGTGAGCCcggcagagccctcccctgccttATGGGAGTTTTATGAGGTGAAGCACTTCGGGATCCTCAGACAGAGCCGTGCACGACATTACGCCGGTTATTTATTCTTATTGGCCCACACACATGCGCATTGCAAGAGAACCCCTGATGAAGGTTCACTCAGCTGCCCTGCAGTCCACGGCTCAGCCCCCTGGAGCCCCTTGGAGTGACATCACGGCGGTGGAATGCCGTtctccttcccagctccctgcGGCCATGCCGCTATCAGCCCAGGGCTTGTGTTACGCAAACACCGAGCGCGCCAGAGAGAGCAGCGCCTCCCGTCACAGCTGTTTCCAACCATCTTGGGGGGAGCTGGATTAGGAAACGCCATGCGGCTGGCGTGTCCGCTGTATTTGTTTACTCTGTTCTCAAATAGAACAACCGCCTCCGCTCTGGCTAATGACATGCCCGGGCAGCTCTGGGCTCACATGCTCCCATTGCATCAGTACAGATCAGTTGCTGTGGAAGAGGCAACTCTTGCTTGGGACAGTTCTACTTCTCCCCTTTGCTTCCGAGTTAGGCCCTGGTCCAAGCACGGCAAGCGTAACTCTGGACGTACTCAGCGGACAGCGCACAGCTAATGTAACTCAGTGTGTTCACGGAGCCCCGTGTGCCCTGTGGCAACCATgctggatttttcaccccccacCATACAACAGTGCATGGTGGGAAACTCTGCtggctatcccacaatgccttaGCTGTTGGTGCACAGGACTGCCCATGCAGTGTGCACTGGGATATCCTCCTGGGACGCAGGACGACTGGTTAATTTGATTACATCTACTCAGTTAGACCTTCCAACAGCAGGACAACCATGTCAGAAGCTGGTAATGACTAGATAACCGCGTCATGGGCAGAGTTGTTATACCGTAACCCCACAAGGTTCGGGACCCAGCTACGCCTTGACGTGAACTTTGTACGGGGACAACCTCGGTACAAATGGGTATTGCCGAAAACTCTTTAGCAGGCAGCGAAATTCTCACTCTGTTAGCGTTGCTTAGATCTCTCCTTGAGCCCAGAGTTCAAATGGGACAACCCCAGAAGCAAGCACACACGGCTACTCCAGGCTTGGAACGATCCAATTAGCTTCAATCCATTTTGAAGGCACTTGATGTTTATTTAGGAGaactttgtttttttacaatatttttatcaACAAACTCCGTCCTGGCCGGAAATAAACGTGGATACTCCTTGCTAGTTAGTCAAAAGCTAGCAACAGTTGAGATTTGCAATAGGTTTGTTGATAAAAATCATGTGCCATCGTTAATATTCCATAATCATATCTGTCCGATACCGTTGAAGGCAGCAGGATACTCTAGTTCTTTATGAGAGTACGGTATCCTACtgggaacattttaaaaagtgctcaaAGCCCAGCAGCTCTGTTTAGGGCCTAAATGGGAGATGTTGGGTGCTGGATCCGtgtgaaaatctgtcccttcctgctccctctgTCAGTTTTGTTTGTTAAAGATTTGGCGATGGAGCAGAAACTAACAATGAATAAGAAAACAGAATCTCTCCAAGCCTGACAGCCACTCCAAAGTCACCCGTGGCATGCAGAAGAGGGCGTGACCTACTCAGCTAGCCCACGGCCACGTAGCGGGGCCACGTGTGACATGCTTAGAAGGAAGTGACCTCAcacctgcttcccagctggcCGCTGCCTATTTGCCGCCGCTGGCAGGCACGGATTCACTTTGCTCTGAGTTACTGGCGATGTAATCAAAGAGAACAAACCCGTATGCTGCAGGCTCCGAGACCGTCTGGGGTGGAGAGAGTTAAAGAGGGAGATTAAAGCAGAGGGCTCCAAGGGCAGAGAAGTGAAGGGGAGCAGCGGGAAGCACTCACCCTGAAGTTCACCTTCTGGATCACTTGCTGAGGATCGCTCTCCAGAATCACCCTAGGACCAGGGGGAGCAATGGGATTTTCCAATCAGATCACCGCTCTCTTAAGGGCGCTTTCATGGTGCGTTTGCTCCCCGTTGCTACAAAATGGGCCGTGAGTTCTGAGCTGGGGCAACGGGCCAGATGGACAGCCGTGGAAACTGACCCCCTCTCCTTGCCCCAGGAACGGGTACAGCCTAGCAGGCaagcttttcccccctccccaccagcgcACCTCAGCTctgatagggcactggactgggactcaggagatgtgggttcaattcccagctctgccactggcctgatgAGTGGCCATAGGCAGGTCACtttccccctctctgtgcctcagtttccccatctgtaaaatgggggtggtgATACTGCCCTCTTTTGCAAAGCGCTTTGAGAGCTCTGGATAGCAAGGTGCGCAATGTAAGAACCGGGTCGTGGTGTCAGCGGTGGGTGTGAAGTTCCGTTGTCTTGGCCTGTTCGGTACTCGGCTGACAAAGGGGTCGGCTAGCGCCGACAGTGGCTGTGGTTGGTCCACTGGGGGCTGGATTGAGACTTGCCAAACTCAGCTCTGGGTTACTACCGACATGGGCTAGATTTGAACTGGAGACCCAGAGATGGAAGGTTCGTGCCCTGAGCCAGCTGCCGGCCCGCACCCAACACTGTACTGGGAACCTTGGCTCTGACGCCTCCTTCGTCCTCCCAGGACCTTCAGGCTTTTGGCCGCTCTCCCCTCAGTGCCTGACTAGCCCATCTgccctctccctctcttccctgccccagctccgagCGAAGCCCCAGAGAGCAACTGCACATGGCGCCTCACCCCCCGTCGACGATCTCATCCACCACGAGGAACACCCCGTCCAGGTTGTCCAGCAGGGAGCGCTTCTCTACATTCTTCCTGAGGGCAAGACAGGATGAGCCAGTGAGAGTTTGGGACACTCCGTAGCACCAGCACCCAGACCCGGCGCTGCTCCAGAGCACTGAGTCCCAGCGCAGCTGCAGagacctccccccactcccagctgctcAGGAGACCAGAGGCCCTCATGTGTTGGGGGAAAGGTGACACCCGCTGTCTCATTCCAAGGCCCTGGGCTGCAACGGGAACTGGTCTCCAGCTCTGCGGCATGCCTAGCATACGGGGGTCTCATGCTGAGAGCAAtcagccaggtctcctgagttcccttccagcaAGAAGAGCAGGTGCGATCTAGTGGTTACAGCGTGGaataggagtcaggactcctgggcgtCGCCACTGAgtctctgggtgaccttgggtgagtcactttccctctctgtgcctcagtttccccatctgtaaaatggagagcaTAGCAGCCACCCCACAGCGGGCTGCTATTGAGGTATTCTGCTAGCGCCCATggtgtgctaggcactgcccgTACCCCAGGCTTTCAGGCTTGATTCCTTCGTGTGGGTAAAGGGCTTTGAGACAATGCAAAGGGCTGATGTTATTAGAGCCAGTTTGGGACCCTGGAGCCTGTCCCTGGGCAATCTTGCTAGATGGGATAGGGAGCTCTGGCCGTCGCCATGTACTCACCGTAACATGTGACTGAGGGAGTCGAAGAGACAGGTGAGAACTGCCACTAGCATCAGCTAAAGGAGGAGAAGGAGACATGGATCAACGCGGCGCAGAGCTGCCCACGGGGCCCTCCCTCCCACGCTCGctctcccagcagcccctgggtctCAGGGTGCCTGACAGACAGCAATCGTATTACTGGTAGCTGGACAGAAAGCCATGGCTACAGCGTCCACGAGTCTCCTAGGAACATGCATCGGGACACTGGGCACGTCAGGGAAGAGGAGACAAATCCCCCCTCAAgcccctgtggggcagggcaagggcagacagagccggggcagggcctgAGGACGTGAAGGGCCATCCATGTGCAGAGCCCGATGAGTGGGAACGGAGTGCCTCTCTCCCACAGGACAGGGTGAGCGGGGAAAGAGAAGAAACTCCCAGCAGCAAGCGGGCCCTCCGGCTCTGTTATCCTCTGGCAGGAGCGGGCCCCAGGGAGTTACCTCATTTTCCTGGGAACTCCCCACCACGTAGAAAAAGAGGTCGATGCTGCTTTTATAGACAATGGTCAGCCCCTCCAGAAAGGCGATCTCACCTGACACAacgggagggaaggagaagggggggaagggggcggtgTTAGGCTGGCGCTGAGCACAGATCTCTGTAACGTAAGAACAGGCTGTCCAGACGGGGAGATGGACGGGAAACCTGGCTCACCCCTACAGCAGGGCAGCGGGCGGAGCATCCACACCCTGGGAGGGCCATCAAATGCTTTAAGTTCCTGGTCGTCTCCTTTCGCCATCAACAGTCCAGTGAGCCCAGCATGGCAATGCTGCTCCTGATTTGCCAGCAAGTGACTGTGACGgccccagtgcattctgggactcCTGAACCCTCTCCACGTCTTACAGCTTCCTACCCACCCTTGGACGCAGTATCGTAAACGGCACGGGGTTGAACTAAAGACCCCATCTCAGGTGTTGCAAGCTCCGCTTGTCAACCTCCCGGGCCAGTGGTTGTGTGACCTGAGACGTTGTACAGGCCTTGCCAGCGTCCTTGTGCTATTCTCTGGAGTGATCTGAGATGATCACCTCCAGGGTGTTATCGTCAATATCGTGACCCCTCCCTGGACTGCAATGCCAGTGGGAGAAAGACGTTATCACATAACCCAAGGGATGCACAACTGCTGGCAAACTTCAAGTTGCACCTAGCGATATAAACAGCCAGTGGCCTGCAGGAACATATAGGAAAACCCTCCTCTCCATCTTCTGGTCCTCTACCCAAAACTCAGCAACTTACTGTCTGTTTTGTGGGTTTTATCGAAAACACTCCTCTCAAAGGTCTTCTGTTCTTTCGTGGATGGAAAGGTGTCGTCGTAGTACTGCAGGGGACGGGAACAAAGGAATTAGAGCAGCCATGGGACCAGCCAATGGGACAGGcagaaaaaggaaggagagcTTGGCTAGATGGAACCAATCATGGACAGAGAATCAATACAGAGACCCCAGAAAGGCTATCTATACTGACAGGCATGTTCAAGAACAGTTTGGAGGGGCTGGGAAATCGTCACGTAAATAGGTTTGGGATCACTGTTTATCTCAGCAAGTCAAGGCTGCTTCATTGTCCCGCTTCAAAGTCTTTCCTTAAAACTTGCCTGGGCAGTGATGCCCTCCAAACCTGGCCATCGGAGAGGTGTGATGAGATCGCTGTTCATCATGCCCACCAGTACTGTGTTATTTCCATGTGCTCCCCTCATCAGTCTGTCTCGCGTAGACTTGGATTGGAAGTTCTTTGTGGCacggattgtctttttgttctctgcTTGTCCAGCACCTAGCCCGCCCCCCGAGCTCCTCGTCCGTGAATGGGGTTTTTAGATGCTACCGCAATACCAATCATAATAACCTAGAAGTCGCAATCAATGTCCATTACCCCGGGAGCTTACATAACAATCATAGATGCAAGAAATTATAAAGATCAACTAGCCCAACACCCAGCCAGTGTATCTAACGCAGTCCTGGCCCACTCAGCGGAGGTCTCAGAAAACACCATTCTGTCTGGGGTGAACATTTAGAACGGCAAATGCTGCTAACATGAGGAACTTGCCAGGTGTCTTACAGACCGCTATGAGGACAAGGCTCATAATTTGAACAAAGGCTGGGAGGAATGGAGACAGCAAAGCAAGTGACCGATGGGTTTTGTTTGCTTCCtgtcatgttagttccatgatttgtgtgtgtgtgttaacactTAACTGCATATAGGtgttgcctgatctattgatTGTGTATTAATTACATTGATTACACTCTGAGGTTTGGTAGGTTCTTATCCCAAGATCATGCCCAGTAGTATAATTATTATCAGCGCCAGTGGTCGTCCACCTGGCCTCTCCCAAGGCTCAGAGGCCGGGTTGCTGACACCTCTATGCCTAAGGCATACTCCCCTCTTCCttgtttgtatttcctcaccctgcTACTGTTGGGGTACCCTTCTCCCATAGGTCACTAGTCAGATTAACTCAAGTTTATTAGCATATATGTCAATTAGTTACCATGGCATTCTTGTGGTCAGACATCTGCTGATGTTCCTAATGTAAAATATCCCGAACTGCTACAGACTAGCATCTTGTGGTTACCTGTCAGCCGTTCACTCACTACAGCAGCATTCTCTCTTGTGGTAACTTACGATCTAGGTTAGCTATTGTCTTACAGGCCTTGTAGGCTCATGACGTTGCTGCCTTATCTAGCAAGTACCTACAGGGCGCACAGGCCTCCAGGAGGAAGTGTGTTTTGAGGAGGTCTACAGGCTCAGGTCAGTGGCAGTCTTCCAGGTGCTGGGAGATGAGCATGGGGACATTACAATcacaggacccaatcctgcacctGGATCTGTGCTTAGCATGCGTCCCAGCTAGAGTTAGCAAAGAGCTTCTGAGAGCAGGGGGAGtgtcatcacccccattttatagatgggagaacctgaggcacagagaggtgaaatgacttgcccaaggccacacagtgccaagaatagaacccaggagtcctggtgggTGCCCTCTGTGCTGGCCCATATGGCCAAGGACTTAACTTTTGCCCAGGTAGCTTTATACATCTCCTAAAAGCACGCCAGGCTGCGGCACAAGAGAAATTAATCTTGTCTAGAACTGCCGTGGAAGGGCAGAGGCCTCCATTAAGCCATAATGCTCCTGGCTTTGTTGCTCGCCCCACAGGAGTGTCTTGCCCACCTTGCTGGGAGGCCAGAGACCTGGGGTTAGGGTTTTCTTCTAGGGCAGGTGGGTGGCATTTACCTTGGCTAAGAGTCGCTGTCCATCATTGTCCAAGATGAATATGGCCTTGACTGTGTAGAGGGAAGGCTCCTGAAACTGACACAAGGACAGCGTGAAGCCAGAGGCTGCATCTAGCAGCCCCCAAGGTATGTCCAGAACCCAGGTGCCTCCCGTGCCCCAGGACTGGGTCTGCAACCCCTCCGCCCCATCCCCGAGTGACCCCTTGAGGCTGAAATGGGGCCACAGCAGTTTCCTCCCAGTGAAAGCGCACAGAAAGCCTGGCACTCTGCGCCTGGCCTTGTTCTGATTCACTTCCATCCCTGTGAAGCCAAAGGCCCCGCTCcatgccggagccccagggccagagggGATTTGAGGGCTAGGGGTGGTCTGCGAAAGGGTCCATCCAAACCCAAGTTCTGTCATGCACTGACTGCTCCAGAGTCCAAGTCCAAGTGTACCACAGAACCTGGGCCGAGAGGACTGAGATGGGCCTGGCACCGGAACCTGGACTGGGACGGTTCACAGGGACCTGATCCCAGAACCAGCGCTGAGAGAGGGGCCTGGCCCCAGAATCTGGACTGGGATAGATCACAGGGACCTGGCCCCAGAACCAGAGCTGAGAGATGGGCCTGGTACGAGAACCTGGACTGGGATGGTTCACAGGGACCTGGCACCAGAACCAGAGCTGAGAGATGGGCCTGGTATGAGAACCTGGACTGGGATAGATTACAGGGACCTGGCCccggagccagagctgagagAGGGGCCTGGCCCCAGAACCTGGAGTGGGACGGTTCACAAGGACCTGGCACCAGAACCAGAGCTGAGAGAGGGACCTGGCCCCAGAACCTGGACTGGGATAGATCACAGGGACCTGGCCCCAGAACCAGAACTGAGAGAGGGGCCTGGCCCCAGAACTGGGAGTGGGACGGTTCACAGGAACCTGGCCCCAGAACTGAGAGAGGGGCCTGGCCCCAGAACCGGGACTGGGACGGTTCACAGGGACCTGGCCCCAGAGCTGAGAGAGGGACCTGGCCCCAGAACCGGGACTGGGCCGGTTCACAGGGacccggccccaggccccctgagaTCAGCTGCTGCAGTaggctcccctccagccccctggcactgcccTTTTCCCCAGCGCTGTCCCCACTGCCTCCTGTGACTCCCCGCACCGGGGTCTCCCCCTGCAACCTCCCGGAACCCCCCCGGCTCTTGCCCGGGGGTCccctccccggctctgcccccggAGCTGCCCGCGCAGAAAGTTTTGCCCGGCGGCCGGGAAGTTGGCGGAGCCCCGGTCCCCGGGAGCCGCCCGCGCTCCCGTCCCCGCAGCCCCCCGTACCAGCAGCCTCGTGGGGTCCATGGCTCCCGCGGCTGCTGCAGCTGCCCGGTCCCCGCCGCTTCCGCCCCCCGGGGCAGCCCCTTCGGGGTGCTGACGTGGCCGGGCCTCGGCCCGCTGCATCCCGCTGCACGGAGCGCTCGGCCGGGCCGCTCCGCCCCATGCaccgcggggagggggggcagccgCGCCCCCTGGGAGCTGTGCGAAGggcgtagctgggggggggggtgcagtcctggggggctgggctgcctcGCCACTGGACCATCTAAGGAGAGCGAGCCTCAGGGCAACCTGTATTAACGGGGGAGCTGGGGAATCGGGGTCCCCCCCCAAACTGGGATCCCTCCTCCCGCAATAGTTGagagcctgcccccaccccaccagcctTGCAATAATGAGGGGGGCTCGTAGCTAAAATCAGGCGCCTCCCCCGCACCCACCACACTCAGAAATAATGGAGGGACCTAgggtgattccccccccccccccccaacacatgaAGCTGTCTCCTCTGCAgtcagtaatggggggggggactaTTCCCTCAATGGGCTTCCCCCTGCACCCTGCAATAATAGGAAGGATCTGGGGGGACCCCACGGCAGCCTGCAGCAATGTGGGTGATCTGGAGAGCTGTGTCCCCCCACCAAAAATATCAGGGAAGATGGGAGGATCTGGTGGTTCAGGTGAGTCCATGTAGTTATGTATGTGTCTCCTGGGGTTGTGGGCAGGCGGAAGGTGAAGGCCTGGCAGATGGCTCAGAGGTGTGTCTACATGGGGGCTCTTCACAGCAGGCCTGGGAAGAGAAGGATTCTAGCTCCACTGTGGAAGAGCTCCTGGCTAACCCGATCCCTTGGGTCCGGCGGCTCAAACTCAGGGGATCTCTGTGTCACCTGTGGAGGGGACCATGGTAGCAAGAAGAATCCGGGGCAGAGcatggggagaaagagagagtgggtgggtgtgtctgtgtatacTCACAGCCGGGCCCAGGAACAGGCTGGGATTGGCACAGGAGAGAAAATGGCTTGTAAGTGAATGAGTGAGAAACGGGAGCTAATAGCGTGAGGAGCAAGGACCAGCCTGGCTGGAGAGGCATGGGGACTGCATCAAGGTGTTATGGGGGTTCTGCGTGCTCAGTTGTGTGACGTCTCAGGCAGGCGTCCATAATACGCTCTGAGCCGGGGCTTCGGGTGATGGGAACTTAAGTGGTTTAGTGACTGGTGAAGGTGATCTCTCTAATCACCCAATATCTGAGTGCTGCCTTTTGGGTGGAGGGCACTTGTCATCAGGGATCAGATGGGACAGGAGAGATCACGGCTTTTCTGGAATAGCTCCACGGGGAAGCgtctgtttctctccctccttcctgcaTTCTGAGGGTCTGGGAAGCGAAGTCTCTATGGGGTGGCACGCGTTGCACCTGCCTCCGGAAGTAGCTCTGATTCCTGTGGAGCAGGTTGGCGGGCTGGGCCGAGTAGGTGGGTGAACATCTGAAAGGGGAATTAGAAgatcagaagcagcagcattgtCGGTTCTCGACGGCACCTGTTGTCCTGCCATCGACCATCAAATATTACAGTGGAATATTACAGAGGACACAGTCCTGTAACCCCACCAATTCTCTCCTTCTCTGGGCCCCCCTCTAAGACACACACCTCTGTGCTCTCAGGCTGTACCCGGCTATTCAGCCGCACACCACACCCCCCCCTGCACACCACGCTCTCTCTTTTGACATTAGGTAATTCAAGTCTCATTATTCATCCCCGACGCTGCTGAAATGGTGTAACAGGGTTGCTTGCTCGATTTCTCAATGACTCACAGAAATGCCACCTGTTTTACTTCCTTGTTTGCTGTCACCTTTGGGATTGCAGGCAAGTGATGAGATGGAAGGAGACAGACTCCTGCACTGGTGACTGGGGGACAGATCTTCTAAAGTTCCCAGCATGTTGGGTGCTGAGGGTCAGAGTAGGGGGCCGTTAAAAACCTGGCCCTGAGGACTGGGTGATGGGCtcttttgcaaatctggcctTGGCTGTGGCCCTTATTTTCACCTTTCAGCATTGAACTTTTGAAGCTGTTATAGTGAATTTTCAAGAATGCCTGTGCCCCCACGAGAGACGAAGCCTGCAGACTTTTGCTGAGGCTTCACTCCCACTGCTGTCTGGGAGTTCTGCCCGAGCGAGGACTGTAGGATTCACCCCCATCTTTAGAAAATGCCCAGCCATGAGTCTTCTCTGCGGAGGAAAAGCTCTTTCCTCCCCTCCAGTAAGTTTCCCTTTTATATCTCACAGTGATTGGTACCATTCTTTTGTACCTAGActcatagaaatgttgggctggaaggaaTCTGAAGACGACATCTAACCCATCCACCCGCAGgcttaaatcatagaatatcagggttggaagggacctcaggaggtcatctactcccagtccctgctcaaagcaggaccaatccccagacagattttttgcctcAAACGGTCCCCttaaggactgagctcacaaccctgggtttagcaggccaatactcaaaccactgagctatccctccctatgccatccctgacaggtgtttgtccaacctattcttaaaacccaccagtgatggggattttacaacctcccttggaagcctagtccagAGCTTCACTCCCCTGGGAGCTAGAAAGTGTTtcttaatatttaacctaaatctcccttgctgcaaatcaAGCCGATCCCTTCTTGTCGTATCCTCGCTGGGgcacggagaacaattgatcgctgTCTTTGTCACATCGCGACTTTCAGGGCAACCTGCACTGTGTACCCAAGTCTGTCTTTGGGTATGAGTCACCCGCTGCAATGACTTCCCAGCCGCCACATGGGTCATCCCTGGGGATTGAACGCAAGACCCTCTGGAATAAAGGCACAGAGtactgccacttgagctaaaggagtaaagCCATTAATTGGCAGCAACAGTAGGCTCTTATCCTCGTATGTAGGTCACTGAACCGGTAGGTTATACTTATACTAGCCCCTTTCCTAGTCAGATGCAGAAAAGCATCTTTAAGCCCCATAACACTGGAATGTATTGGGCCAAGTTCAGTTTGGGTAAATGAGTGCaag includes:
- the COPZ2 gene encoding coatomer subunit zeta-2 isoform X2 codes for the protein MQRAEARPRQHPEGAAPGGGSGGDRAAAAAAGAMDPTRLLEPSLYTVKAIFILDNDGQRLLAKYYDDTFPSTKEQKTFERSVFDKTHKTDSEIAFLEGLTIVYKSSIDLFFYVVGSSQENELMLVAVLTCLFDSLSHMLRKNVEKRSLLDNLDGVFLVVDEIVDGGVILESDPQQVIQKVNFRTVSEPAAYGWTIALCLSKALPRFCNLPKSKLNGPY
- the COPZ2 gene encoding coatomer subunit zeta-2 isoform X1, with amino-acid sequence MQRAEARPRQHPEGAAPGGGSGGDRAAAAAAGAMDPTRLLFQEPSLYTVKAIFILDNDGQRLLAKYYDDTFPSTKEQKTFERSVFDKTHKTDSEIAFLEGLTIVYKSSIDLFFYVVGSSQENELMLVAVLTCLFDSLSHMLRKNVEKRSLLDNLDGVFLVVDEIVDGGVILESDPQQVIQKVNFRTVSEPAAYGWTIALCLSKALPRFCNLPKSKLNGPY
- the COPZ2 gene encoding coatomer subunit zeta-2 isoform X3, which encodes MQRAEARPRQHPEGAAPGGGSGGDRAAAAAAGAMDPTRLLFQEPSLYTVKAIFILDNDGQRLLAKYYDDTFPSTKEQKTFERSVFDKTHKTDSEIAFLEGLTIVYKSSIDLFFYVVGSSQENELMLVAVLTCLFDSLSHMLRKNVEKRSLLDNLDGVFLVVDEIVDGGVILESDPQQVIQKVNFRVDDSPLSEQSVAQVLQSAKEQIKWSLLK
- the COPZ2 gene encoding coatomer subunit zeta-2 isoform X4; the encoded protein is MQRAEARPRQHPEGAAPGGGSGGDRAAAAAAGAMDPTRLLEPSLYTVKAIFILDNDGQRLLAKYYDDTFPSTKEQKTFERSVFDKTHKTDSEIAFLEGLTIVYKSSIDLFFYVVGSSQENELMLVAVLTCLFDSLSHMLRKNVEKRSLLDNLDGVFLVVDEIVDGGVILESDPQQVIQKVNFRVDDSPLSEQSVAQVLQSAKEQIKWSLLK